The Euleptes europaea isolate rEulEur1 chromosome 2, rEulEur1.hap1, whole genome shotgun sequence genome has a segment encoding these proteins:
- the ELK4 gene encoding ETS domain-containing protein Elk-4 — protein MDSAITLWQFLLQLLQEPRNKEIICWTSNDGEFKLLQAEEVARLWGIRKNKPSMNYDKLSRALRYYYVKNIIKKVNGQKFVYKFVSYPDILNMDPLAVGRTEGDAELQAGLADASNAPKDTENCGKEKPQFCAKSSSRNDYIHSGLYSSFTLNSLNASSCVKLFRPIKMENPTEKLAEKKTQDPTPSVIRFVTVSSKKPSASPLASASQLASTTSAASPLPSGSDETLQALESLVTPKVTPASASLLSLTTNFTPMSLASSTSPSLQAPTKSPLSSDSDLIIDTEIESVACQQLGHSQIHALESKEQSSSALEKELRHSRTRKPKGLEIAPTLVITGSDPSPLGILSPSLPTASLTPAFFSQTPILLTPSPLLSSIHFWSTLSPVAPLSPARLQGANTLFQFPSVLNAHGPFTLSGMDGPSTPGPFSPDLQKT, from the exons ATGGACAGTGCAATCACATTGTGGCAGTTCCTTTTGCAACTCCTCCAAGAGCCTCGGAACAAGGAAATCATCTGCTGGACCTCCAATGACGGAGAATTCAAACTTCTGCAGGCAGAAGAGGTAGCCCGCCTCTGGGGGATTCGTAAGAACAAGCCTAGCATGAACTATGACAAACTCAGTCGGGCACTTAGATACTATTATGTGAAG AACATCATCAAAAAAGTTAATGGTCAGAAGTTTGTTTACAAATTTGTGTCTTATCCAGATATTCTGAACATGGATCCGTTAGCAGTTGGCAGGACTGAGGGTGATGCGGAATTGCAGGCTGGCTTGGCAGATGCCAGTAATGCGCCAAAGGACACAGAGAACTGCGGGAAAGAGAAGCCTCAGTTCTGTGCAAAGTCCTCCAGCCGCAATGATTATATCCACTCAGGCCTATATTCATCATTTACGTTGAACTCCCTGAACGCGTCCTCTTGCGTAAAACTCTTTAGACCAATCAAGATGGAGAACCCCACAGAAAAACTGGCAGAGAAAAAAACTCAGGATCCGACTCCCTCAGTCATAAGATTTGTGACTGTGTCCTCCAAAAAGCCTTCAGCCTCTCCCCTTGCGTCTGCTAGTCAGCTGGCTTCTACCACGTCAGCAGCGTCTCCCCTTCCTTCAGGTTCAGATGAAACTCTCCAAGCCTTGGAGTCTTTAGTGACGCCCAAAGTAACTCCAGCTTCAGCCTCCTTGCTAAGTTTAACTACCAACTTCACACCGATGTCACTCGCATCCTCCACTTCTCCGTCTCTGCAGGCTCCCACGAAGTCACCTTTAAGTTCCGATTCTGATCTGATTATAGACACGGAGATAGAGTCGGTGGCTTGCCAGCAGCTGGGACACTCTCAGATCCATGCTCTGGAGTCCAAAGAACAGAGTTCATCAGCGCTAGAGAAAGAGTTGCGTCACAGCCGAACTAGAAAGCCCAAAGGGCTGGAAATAGCACCCACTCTGGTCATTACTGGCAGTGACCCAAGTCCACTGGGGATACTGAGCCCTTCTCTCCCAACCGCTTCTCTTACACCAGCATTTTTTTCACAG ACACCTATTTTGCTGACCCCAAGCCCCTTGCTGTCCAGTATCCATTTCTGGAGCACGCTCAGCCCAGTTGCTCCCCTCAGTCCGGCAAGATTGCAAGGTGCTAACACCCTTTTCCAG TTTCCATCGGTGCTGAACGCTCATGGACCATTTACTCTGTCAGGAATGGATGGGCCCTCTACTCCTGGGCCTTTCTCCCCAGACTTACAGAAGACATAG